The following proteins come from a genomic window of Kitasatospora sp. NBC_01246:
- a CDS encoding GNAT family N-acetyltransferase, with product MLIREATPADWPAIWAFLREIVAAGETYSWDRDTTEDRARALWCKPAPGRTFVAVDEDGTVLGTAESHPNQAGGGAHVANAGFMVDPRHSGRGVARALGAHVLDQARADGYRAMQFNAVVETNTRAVALWESLGFEILTTVPEAFHHPRKGYVGLHIMHRRL from the coding sequence ATGCTCATCCGCGAAGCCACCCCCGCCGACTGGCCGGCCATCTGGGCCTTCCTCCGCGAGATCGTCGCCGCCGGCGAGACCTACAGCTGGGACCGCGACACCACCGAGGACCGGGCCCGCGCGCTCTGGTGCAAACCCGCCCCCGGCCGCACCTTCGTCGCCGTCGACGAGGACGGCACCGTCCTGGGCACCGCCGAGAGCCACCCCAACCAGGCCGGCGGCGGCGCCCACGTCGCCAACGCGGGCTTCATGGTCGACCCCCGCCACTCCGGCCGGGGCGTCGCCCGCGCCCTCGGCGCCCACGTCCTCGACCAGGCCCGCGCCGACGGCTACCGGGCGATGCAGTTCAACGCCGTCGTGGAGACCAACACCCGTGCGGTGGCCCTCTGGGAGTCCCTGGGCTTCGAGATCCTCACCACCGTCCCCGAAGCCTTCCACCACCCCCGGAAGGGCTACGTCGGCCTGCACATCATGCACCGCCGGCTCTGA
- a CDS encoding amino acid permease, whose translation MAEQIYDEVVDSKPDEEGYERGLGSRQIQMIAIGGAIGTGLFLGAGTAISKSGPSLILSYAVAGVVIFVIMRALGELLTYRPVAGSFAEYAREFLGPFAGFVTGWTYWLFWVVTGMAETTAAAVYVKFWAPGIPQWLSALTFLVILYGANLISVKLFGEIEFWFSMVKVTAIIGMILIGIGVLTLGFSDAGDTASITHLWDNGGFFPKGIGATVMTLQIVMFAYLGVELVGVTAGESENPQKTLPRAINTLPWRIALFYIGALVIILSLVPWTEFQPGVSPFVAAFGKIGIPAAAGIINFVVLTAALSSCNSGMYSTGRMLRDLALRGQAPGRLTKLNSHRSPAVAITLSSLLMGAGVVLNYLVPAKAFEYITSVATVCGLWTWAVILVSQIRYRKAWKGGHLPPPGFKAPGGLWSSWAALGFLALVIVLIALDKDNRISLYVFPGWAVLLVVGYQVLKRRRPQAVHAVAHDHLHARNGNGGGH comes from the coding sequence ATGGCCGAACAGATCTACGACGAGGTCGTCGACTCCAAACCGGACGAGGAGGGCTACGAGCGGGGTCTGGGCAGTCGCCAGATCCAGATGATCGCCATCGGCGGCGCCATCGGCACCGGGCTCTTCCTCGGCGCCGGCACCGCGATCTCCAAGTCCGGACCGAGCCTGATCCTCTCCTACGCCGTGGCCGGCGTGGTGATCTTCGTGATCATGCGGGCCCTCGGCGAGCTGCTCACCTACCGCCCGGTCGCCGGCAGCTTCGCCGAGTACGCCCGGGAGTTCCTCGGCCCCTTCGCGGGCTTCGTGACCGGCTGGACGTACTGGCTGTTCTGGGTGGTCACCGGCATGGCCGAGACCACCGCCGCCGCCGTCTACGTGAAGTTCTGGGCGCCCGGCATCCCGCAGTGGCTCAGCGCGCTCACCTTCCTGGTCATCCTCTACGGGGCCAACCTGATCTCGGTGAAGCTGTTCGGCGAGATCGAGTTCTGGTTCTCGATGGTCAAGGTCACCGCCATCATCGGCATGATCCTGATCGGCATCGGCGTGCTGACCCTCGGCTTCAGCGACGCCGGTGACACCGCGTCGATCACCCACCTCTGGGACAACGGCGGCTTCTTCCCCAAGGGGATCGGCGCCACCGTGATGACCCTGCAGATCGTCATGTTCGCCTACCTCGGCGTCGAGCTGGTCGGCGTCACCGCCGGTGAGAGCGAGAACCCGCAGAAGACCCTGCCGCGCGCCATCAACACGCTGCCCTGGCGGATCGCGCTCTTCTACATCGGCGCCCTGGTGATCATCCTGTCGCTGGTGCCGTGGACCGAATTCCAGCCCGGCGTCAGCCCGTTCGTCGCCGCCTTCGGCAAGATCGGCATCCCCGCCGCGGCCGGCATCATCAACTTCGTGGTGCTCACCGCGGCGCTCTCCTCCTGCAACTCCGGCATGTACTCCACCGGCCGGATGCTGCGCGACCTCGCCCTGCGCGGCCAGGCCCCCGGCCGGCTCACCAAGCTCAACTCCCACCGCAGCCCCGCCGTCGCGATCACCCTCTCCTCGCTGCTGATGGGCGCCGGCGTGGTGCTCAACTACCTCGTCCCGGCCAAGGCGTTCGAGTACATCACCTCGGTGGCCACCGTCTGCGGCCTCTGGACCTGGGCGGTCATCCTGGTCTCCCAGATCCGCTACCGGAAGGCCTGGAAGGGCGGCCACCTGCCGCCCCCCGGCTTCAAGGCGCCCGGCGGCCTCTGGAGCAGCTGGGCCGCCCTCGGCTTCCTCGCCCTGGTGATCGTCCTGATCGCCCTCGACAAGGACAACCGCATCTCGCTGTACGTCTTCCCCGGCTGGGCCGTCCTGCTCGTGGTCGGCTACCAGGTGCTCAAGCGCCGCCGCCCGCAGGCCGTCCACGCCGTCGCCCACGACCACCTGCACGCCCGCAACGGCAACGGCGGCGGCCACTGA
- a CDS encoding DinB family protein, which produces MTSPENAPAPKAPAAAPGTVDTPDAVVPDTKDWTWVLERACPDCGLDSGAVAREAVPGLIRANADAWVAVLAGDGEALRRRPRPETWSDLEYACHVRDVFRLFHVRLNLMLDREGPDFPNWDQDETAVAERYGEQRPDAVAADLAAAARILADAFERVTDEQWRRTGNRSDGARFTVESFARYLVHDPVHHLYDVTGERV; this is translated from the coding sequence ATGACCAGCCCCGAGAACGCCCCCGCCCCGAAGGCTCCGGCCGCCGCCCCCGGAACCGTCGACACCCCCGACGCCGTCGTCCCGGACACCAAGGACTGGACCTGGGTGCTGGAGCGGGCCTGCCCGGACTGCGGCCTGGACTCCGGGGCCGTGGCCCGCGAGGCCGTCCCCGGGCTGATCCGGGCCAACGCGGACGCCTGGGTGGCGGTCCTGGCCGGCGACGGGGAGGCGCTGCGCCGGCGGCCCCGCCCGGAGACCTGGTCGGACCTGGAGTACGCCTGCCACGTGCGCGACGTCTTCCGGCTGTTCCACGTCCGGCTGAACCTCATGCTCGACCGGGAGGGCCCGGACTTCCCGAACTGGGACCAGGACGAGACGGCCGTCGCCGAACGCTACGGGGAGCAGCGGCCGGACGCCGTCGCGGCGGATCTGGCCGCGGCGGCGCGGATCCTGGCGGACGCCTTCGAGCGGGTCACGGACGAGCAGTGGCGGCGCACCGGCAACCGCAGCGACGGCGCGCGCTTCACGGTGGAGTCGTTCGCCCGCTACCTGGTCCACGACCCGGTCCACCACCTCTACGACGTGACGGGCGAGCGGGTCTGA
- a CDS encoding M67 family metallopeptidase, with translation MLTITRELRDAIVAHARADHPDEACGVVAGPAGSGRPERFVPMLNAARSPTFYEFDSGDLLKLYREMDDRDEEPVIVYHSHTATEAYPSRTDVSYASEPFAHYVLVSTADGNGPDDPYQFRSFRIVDGAITEEDVQVVEAYQP, from the coding sequence ATGCTGACCATCACCCGAGAACTGCGCGACGCCATCGTCGCCCACGCCCGCGCCGACCACCCGGACGAGGCCTGTGGCGTGGTCGCCGGACCGGCCGGCAGCGGACGGCCCGAGCGGTTCGTCCCGATGCTCAACGCCGCCCGGTCGCCCACCTTCTACGAGTTCGACTCGGGCGACCTGCTGAAGCTCTACCGCGAGATGGACGACCGGGACGAGGAGCCCGTGATCGTCTACCACTCGCACACCGCCACCGAGGCCTACCCCTCGCGTACCGACGTGAGCTACGCCTCCGAGCCGTTCGCCCACTACGTCCTGGTCTCCACCGCCGACGGCAACGGCCCGGACGACCCGTACCAGTTCCGATCGTTCCGCATCGTGGACGGCGCGATCACGGAGGAAGACGTCCAGGTCGTCGAGGCCTACCAGCCCTGA
- a CDS encoding endonuclease V: MPIPADWPATEAEALTEQERLRPLVQPYGPGPGAGTEADDALIAGVDVAYDDERDLVVAAAVVLDRETLAVVDESTAVGRIAFPYVPGLLAFRELPAVLDALAALRRTPGTVVCDGYGLAHPRRLGLASHLGVLTGLRTLGVAKTPFVFDHHEPGAARGAWTPLTDPATGEEVGRAVRTRAGVKPVFVSVGHRIGLSEAVATTLALAPQYRLPETTRRADSLCRRALTARQRGTSVN; the protein is encoded by the coding sequence GTGCCCATCCCCGCCGACTGGCCCGCCACCGAGGCCGAGGCGCTCACCGAACAGGAACGGCTGCGACCGCTCGTCCAGCCGTACGGCCCCGGCCCGGGGGCCGGCACCGAGGCCGACGACGCGCTGATCGCCGGTGTGGACGTCGCCTACGACGACGAACGGGACCTCGTGGTCGCCGCCGCCGTGGTCCTGGACCGCGAGACCCTGGCCGTCGTCGACGAGTCGACCGCCGTCGGCCGGATCGCCTTCCCCTACGTGCCCGGCCTGCTCGCCTTCCGTGAACTCCCGGCCGTGCTGGACGCCCTGGCCGCCCTCCGCCGCACCCCCGGCACCGTGGTCTGCGACGGCTACGGCCTCGCCCACCCGCGCCGCCTCGGCCTGGCCAGCCACCTCGGCGTGCTCACCGGCCTGCGCACACTCGGCGTCGCCAAGACCCCGTTCGTCTTCGACCACCACGAGCCCGGGGCCGCCCGCGGCGCCTGGACCCCGCTCACCGACCCGGCCACCGGGGAGGAGGTCGGCCGCGCCGTCCGGACCAGAGCCGGCGTCAAACCGGTGTTCGTCTCCGTCGGCCACCGGATCGGCCTGTCCGAGGCGGTCGCCACCACCCTGGCCCTCGCCCCGCAATACCGGCTGCCCGAGACCACCCGCCGCGCCGACTCGCTCTGCCGCCGCGCCCTCACGGCCCGACAGCGTGGAACATCCGTGAATTGA
- a CDS encoding nicotinate phosphoribosyltransferase codes for MDATSVRAAGSTALLTDRYELTMLQAALRSGAAHRRSVFEVFTRRLPAGRRYGVMAGTGRVLDAVENFRFTSAQLDWLAGQGVVEEDTLRFLADYRFTGDIHGYPEGEVYFPGSPLLTVEGSFAEAVILETVILSILNHDSAIAAAAARMTAAAGGRPCIEMGARRAHEQAAVAAARAAYVAGFAATSDLEAGFTYDIPTTGTAAHAFTLVHDDERGAFRAQIASMGRGTTLLVDTFDLREAVRTAVEVAGPELGAVRIDSGDLTLLAHRVRRQLDELGAEKTRIIVTSDLDEYAIAALAAAPVDGYGVGTSLVTGSGHPTCAMVYKLVARAQVPDGPLLPVAKRSAGAKSSVGGRKWAARRPDQDGVAEAEVVGTGPIPAELEPHLLQVPLVRAGEVVGREPLGAARERLVRTLAGLPLSATQLSKGDPVLPTELIV; via the coding sequence ATGGACGCCACTTCAGTGCGCGCGGCCGGTTCGACCGCGCTCCTCACCGACCGCTACGAGCTCACCATGTTGCAGGCCGCCCTGCGCAGCGGAGCCGCGCACCGCCGCTCCGTCTTCGAGGTGTTCACCCGCCGCCTGCCGGCCGGCCGCCGCTACGGCGTGATGGCCGGCACCGGGCGGGTGCTCGACGCCGTCGAGAACTTCCGCTTCACCAGCGCGCAGCTCGACTGGCTGGCCGGCCAGGGCGTGGTCGAGGAGGACACCCTGCGCTTCCTGGCCGACTACCGGTTCACCGGCGACATCCACGGCTACCCGGAGGGCGAGGTCTACTTCCCCGGTTCGCCGCTGCTCACCGTCGAGGGCAGCTTCGCCGAGGCGGTGATCCTGGAGACGGTGATCCTCTCGATCCTCAACCACGACTCGGCGATCGCGGCCGCCGCCGCCCGGATGACCGCCGCCGCCGGCGGCCGCCCGTGCATCGAGATGGGCGCCCGGCGCGCCCACGAGCAGGCCGCCGTGGCCGCCGCCCGCGCCGCGTACGTGGCCGGCTTCGCGGCCACCTCCGACCTGGAGGCCGGCTTCACCTACGACATCCCGACCACCGGCACCGCCGCGCACGCCTTCACCCTGGTGCACGACGACGAGCGGGGCGCGTTCCGGGCGCAGATCGCCTCGATGGGCCGGGGCACCACCCTGCTGGTCGACACCTTCGACCTGCGCGAGGCCGTGCGCACCGCCGTCGAGGTGGCCGGCCCCGAGCTCGGCGCGGTGCGGATCGACTCCGGCGACCTCACCCTGCTGGCCCACCGGGTCCGCCGTCAGCTGGACGAGCTCGGCGCCGAGAAGACCCGGATCATCGTCACCTCCGACCTGGACGAGTACGCGATCGCCGCGCTGGCCGCCGCCCCGGTCGACGGCTACGGCGTCGGCACCAGCCTGGTCACCGGCAGCGGCCACCCGACCTGCGCGATGGTCTACAAGCTGGTCGCCCGCGCCCAGGTGCCGGACGGACCGCTGCTGCCGGTCGCCAAGCGCTCGGCGGGCGCCAAGAGCAGTGTCGGCGGCCGCAAGTGGGCGGCCCGCCGCCCCGACCAGGACGGCGTCGCCGAGGCCGAGGTGGTCGGCACCGGGCCGATCCCGGCCGAGCTGGAGCCGCACCTCCTTCAGGTACCGCTGGTGCGGGCCGGCGAGGTGGTCGGCCGGGAGCCGCTCGGCGCGGCGCGCGAGCGGCTCGTCCGGACCCTGGCCGGGCTGCCGCTGTCGGCGACCCAGTTGTCCAAGGGCGACCCGGTGCTGCCGACCGAACTGATCGTCTGA
- a CDS encoding DUF2017 domain-containing protein: MAGLFESAGGGSAAIALDELEASILRSLEVQMLELIGPGPGGDSDDPLAALFADGPTEAPADPALARLFPDAYGDPEKPDDAEAREAAREFRRYTELDLRARKREDALQVVRALDGLGGEGGVLKLAAADCLRWLGALNDLRLTLGVRLEVEEEDEQGLYDLPDSDERKPLVMAYLWLGALQESLLEAIAD, translated from the coding sequence ATGGCTGGGTTGTTCGAGAGTGCCGGCGGCGGGAGCGCGGCGATCGCGCTGGACGAGCTGGAGGCCTCCATCCTGCGCTCGCTGGAGGTGCAGATGCTGGAGCTGATCGGACCGGGCCCGGGCGGGGACTCCGACGACCCGCTCGCCGCGCTGTTCGCGGACGGGCCGACCGAGGCCCCCGCCGACCCGGCGCTGGCCCGGCTCTTCCCCGACGCCTACGGCGACCCGGAGAAGCCGGACGACGCCGAGGCCAGGGAAGCCGCCCGGGAGTTCCGCCGCTACACCGAGCTGGACCTGCGGGCCCGCAAGCGCGAGGACGCGCTGCAGGTGGTCCGCGCGCTGGACGGTCTCGGGGGCGAGGGCGGCGTGCTCAAGCTGGCCGCCGCCGACTGCCTGCGCTGGCTGGGCGCGCTCAACGACCTGCGGCTCACCCTGGGGGTGCGGCTGGAGGTCGAGGAGGAGGACGAGCAGGGTCTGTACGACCTGCCGGACAGCGACGAGCGCAAGCCGCTGGTGATGGCCTACCTGTGGCTGGGGGCGCTGCAGGAGTCGCTGCTGGAGGCGATCGCGGACTGA
- the clpS gene encoding ATP-dependent Clp protease adapter ClpS produces MSVAPVEIERPEVEGLPVAEPDTPWVTIVHNDPVNLMSYVQYVFQAYFGYPKDKARKLMMEVHSKGRAVVSSGSREEMERDVQAMHGYGLWATLQHD; encoded by the coding sequence GTGAGTGTCGCGCCCGTGGAGATCGAGCGCCCGGAGGTCGAAGGCCTGCCGGTGGCGGAGCCGGACACGCCCTGGGTGACCATCGTGCACAACGACCCGGTCAACCTGATGAGCTACGTCCAGTACGTGTTCCAGGCCTACTTCGGCTACCCGAAGGACAAGGCCCGGAAGCTGATGATGGAGGTGCACAGCAAGGGCCGGGCGGTGGTCTCCAGCGGATCCCGCGAGGAGATGGAGCGCGACGTGCAGGCGATGCACGGCTACGGGCTGTGGGCCACGCTGCAGCACGACTGA
- the mycP gene encoding type VII secretion-associated serine protease mycosin encodes MTSNRLARSTAAIAAGGLLWATCATPAAADQIRDKQWALKTFEAEKKVWPVSQGEGVIVGLLDSGVSQEHQDLAGQVLPGADFSGANSDGRVDSDGHGTSMASLIVGHGHGAQDGIMGLAPKAKVLPVRLTANGEATGLQQNSLASAVRFAVDHGAKVVNMSIGGASRFDSEVREAIGYAASKDVLLVAAAGNTGGDLKAVSYPAAFPGVVAVGAVDDGGRVWERSTSGPEVTLAAPGVEVYQATAKSASSYGIGNGTSDATAYVSATAALIRSKYPGLSAGQVINRMIKSATAPGDGSAVPNAHYGYGIVDPAKALEANPAVDGGPRANPLLGRAESQGAPPDSGAVPGDGASGPPVAAPVAGAGGNAGVTYTLLGAGGLLVLVVAGVAAGLAARARKRRRAVAASPYPYPPQQPPQW; translated from the coding sequence TTGACGAGCAACCGACTGGCGCGCAGTACAGCGGCTATCGCCGCTGGGGGCCTGCTCTGGGCCACCTGCGCCACGCCGGCAGCGGCAGATCAGATCCGCGACAAGCAGTGGGCTCTGAAGACCTTCGAAGCCGAGAAGAAGGTCTGGCCCGTCAGCCAGGGCGAAGGCGTGATTGTCGGGCTGCTGGACAGTGGAGTCAGCCAGGAACACCAGGACTTGGCAGGGCAGGTCCTCCCCGGCGCCGACTTCTCCGGGGCGAACTCGGACGGGCGTGTCGACAGCGACGGCCATGGAACGTCGATGGCGAGTCTGATCGTGGGGCACGGGCACGGCGCCCAGGACGGAATCATGGGGCTGGCGCCCAAGGCGAAAGTCCTCCCCGTCAGACTGACGGCGAACGGCGAAGCGACAGGGCTTCAACAGAACAGCCTTGCGTCGGCCGTTCGGTTCGCGGTGGACCACGGCGCGAAGGTGGTCAATATGTCCATCGGCGGAGCGTCCCGATTCGACTCCGAGGTGCGCGAGGCCATCGGCTATGCCGCTTCCAAGGACGTCCTGCTGGTAGCCGCCGCCGGGAATACCGGAGGGGATCTGAAGGCAGTCTCGTACCCGGCCGCGTTTCCCGGAGTCGTCGCGGTCGGAGCCGTCGACGACGGAGGACGGGTCTGGGAGAGATCCACCTCGGGGCCCGAGGTCACCCTGGCCGCACCGGGGGTCGAGGTCTATCAGGCCACGGCCAAGTCCGCGTCGAGCTATGGCATCGGCAACGGCACCTCCGACGCCACCGCCTACGTCTCGGCCACCGCCGCGCTGATCAGGTCGAAGTATCCCGGGCTCTCGGCGGGGCAGGTCATCAATCGGATGATCAAGAGTGCGACGGCGCCGGGGGACGGGTCGGCGGTGCCGAACGCGCATTACGGGTACGGGATCGTCGATCCGGCCAAGGCGCTGGAGGCGAATCCCGCGGTGGACGGCGGCCCCAGGGCCAATCCGTTGCTCGGGCGGGCGGAGTCGCAGGGGGCTCCGCCGGATTCCGGGGCGGTGCCCGGCGACGGTGCCTCCGGGCCGCCGGTGGCGGCGCCGGTGGCGGGGGCGGGCGGGAACGCGGGGGTCACGTACACGCTGCTCGGGGCCGGGGGGCTGCTGGTGCTGGTGGTCGCCGGGGTGGCGGCGGGGTTGGCGGCGCGGGCGCGGAAGCGGCGGCGGGCCGTCGCGGCGAGCCCCTATCCGTACCCGCCGCAGCAGCCGCCGCAGTGGTGA
- a CDS encoding RNA polymerase sigma factor, translating to MTNRHDSTAEPPPGLDEPPAVPLEFAAFCELHRPRYLSYARVWLPDQTEADGAVQQAFAEIAVHWRELLGSSNPTAHAWQILRGTVGDHTRRPGPDHPAADDDLAILHYVVGLAAPEIADVIGTDTASVAGRLRRTMLREASGW from the coding sequence ATGACCAACCGTCATGACAGCACCGCCGAGCCTCCCCCGGGGCTCGACGAACCGCCTGCCGTACCGCTGGAGTTCGCGGCCTTCTGCGAGCTGCACCGACCGCGGTACCTCAGCTACGCCCGGGTATGGCTGCCGGACCAGACCGAGGCGGACGGCGCGGTCCAACAGGCCTTCGCTGAAATCGCCGTCCACTGGCGGGAGTTGCTGGGCAGCTCCAACCCCACGGCGCACGCCTGGCAGATCCTGCGCGGCACGGTCGGCGACCACACCCGCCGGCCCGGACCCGACCACCCGGCCGCCGACGACGACCTGGCGATCCTGCACTACGTGGTCGGCCTCGCCGCACCCGAGATCGCCGATGTCATCGGCACCGACACCGCCAGCGTGGCCGGCCGACTCCGCCGCACCATGCTGCGTGAGGCCTCCGGCTGGTGA
- a CDS encoding WXG100 family type VII secretion target translates to MTYTNFNDYSHAELRKMAQALNPGEVMAAGDPWRRAADTLKAIRATLTRASTEAAISWEGTTSDAFHTRMLNLAATINNAASYANDAANTLKAMSEAIAKAKHDMPEEPSGWDQVKDGIGDTVSSLFGDDDEDSRTAVAEQRKLEAAAVMQTLAMHYRVATPMLKPPPPYQPLGKLGDNRDIGPQDDSSGSAAVASAMMAGTGLGGPTMTPTQVGEQQAQPRRTSEPPLVKRPVSAAPPAPTDAGIKGGTAQTLPKPPGTTNYGPGVGIDAAVVNAPNNATSNNVVTAGTQSSGGNPGSGPGGLPRPTGAVPGGGPSVDPGGTTAGAKSASGSVQGKGAALGKDPMGRPSVAEKSVNRSGRAVGAGEVFGSGTGSGSGSGAGGRGAGATTGGSRTPGRTGGVIGEGGRSSTGGGGRYAFTEGGSGLGARARAKADLGVGGTSGVAPGVPVGEARQRKKNEEKSSKRPDYLVEDEETWASDKPTNPNVVE, encoded by the coding sequence ATGACGTACACCAACTTCAACGACTACAGCCACGCCGAACTCCGGAAGATGGCCCAGGCCCTCAACCCCGGAGAGGTGATGGCCGCCGGCGACCCCTGGCGCCGCGCCGCCGACACCCTCAAAGCCATCCGCGCGACCCTCACCCGGGCCAGCACCGAGGCCGCCATCAGCTGGGAGGGCACCACCAGCGACGCCTTCCACACCCGCATGCTCAACCTCGCCGCCACCATCAACAACGCGGCCTCCTACGCCAACGACGCCGCCAACACCCTCAAGGCGATGTCCGAGGCCATCGCCAAGGCCAAGCACGACATGCCCGAGGAACCCAGCGGCTGGGACCAGGTCAAGGACGGCATCGGCGACACCGTCTCGTCCCTCTTCGGCGACGACGACGAGGACAGCAGAACGGCCGTCGCCGAACAGCGCAAACTCGAAGCCGCCGCAGTGATGCAGACCCTCGCCATGCACTACCGCGTCGCCACCCCGATGCTGAAGCCACCACCGCCTTACCAGCCGCTCGGAAAGCTGGGCGACAATCGCGACATCGGTCCTCAGGACGATTCGAGCGGCTCGGCAGCGGTCGCCAGCGCGATGATGGCGGGTACCGGCCTCGGCGGTCCCACAATGACTCCGACCCAGGTCGGGGAGCAGCAGGCGCAGCCTCGGAGGACGTCCGAGCCGCCCCTGGTCAAGCGCCCCGTCTCGGCCGCTCCTCCCGCGCCCACCGATGCGGGGATCAAGGGCGGCACCGCGCAGACGCTTCCCAAACCGCCCGGAACGACGAACTACGGCCCGGGAGTGGGTATCGATGCCGCGGTGGTGAACGCTCCCAACAACGCCACCAGCAACAACGTCGTGACAGCCGGAACACAGTCGTCCGGTGGCAATCCGGGTAGCGGGCCCGGAGGGCTTCCGAGGCCCACCGGGGCCGTCCCCGGAGGCGGGCCGTCCGTCGACCCGGGCGGGACGACCGCGGGTGCGAAGAGTGCCTCCGGAAGCGTCCAGGGCAAGGGCGCCGCCTTGGGTAAGGACCCGATGGGCCGGCCGAGCGTCGCTGAGAAGTCTGTGAACCGTAGCGGTCGAGCCGTCGGCGCCGGCGAGGTGTTCGGGAGCGGGACCGGGAGCGGGAGCGGGAGCGGAGCCGGTGGCCGTGGCGCAGGTGCGACCACGGGTGGCAGCAGGACACCGGGGCGCACCGGCGGTGTCATCGGTGAGGGCGGCCGTTCCAGCACCGGCGGGGGCGGTAGGTACGCATTCACCGAGGGAGGCTCGGGCCTGGGCGCCCGAGCCCGGGCGAAGGCCGACCTGGGGGTCGGAGGTACGAGCGGCGTGGCACCGGGAGTGCCGGTCGGCGAAGCCAGGCAGCGCAAGAAGAACGAGGAGAAGAGCTCCAAGCGCCCGGACTATCTGGTGGAGGACGAGGAGACCTGGGCGTCGGACAAACCGACCAATCCGAACGTGGTGGAATGA
- a CDS encoding isochorismatase family protein, protein MHRALIVVDVQNDFCEGGSLAVAGGAEVAAAITDLIAESPAGYQHVLATRDNHIDPGDHFSDHPDYVNSWPVHCVAGTEGVGFHPNFAPSVTSGAIEAVFDKGAYAAAYSGFEGVDENNRGPIEWLRERQVSEVDVVGLATDHCVKATALDAVRAGFATRILLDLTAGVSPRTTAAALEELRAAGVELVGTPTVRG, encoded by the coding sequence ATGCACCGGGCACTGATCGTCGTCGACGTGCAGAACGACTTCTGCGAGGGCGGCAGCCTGGCCGTCGCCGGCGGGGCCGAGGTGGCCGCCGCGATCACCGACCTGATCGCCGAGTCCCCCGCCGGCTACCAGCACGTCCTCGCGACCCGCGACAACCACATCGATCCGGGCGACCACTTCTCCGACCACCCGGACTACGTCAACAGCTGGCCGGTGCACTGCGTGGCGGGCACCGAGGGCGTCGGCTTCCACCCCAACTTCGCGCCCTCCGTCACCTCCGGCGCGATCGAGGCGGTCTTCGACAAGGGCGCCTACGCGGCGGCGTACAGCGGATTCGAGGGCGTCGACGAGAACAACCGCGGCCCGATCGAGTGGCTGCGCGAGCGTCAGGTCAGCGAGGTCGACGTGGTCGGGCTCGCCACCGACCACTGCGTCAAGGCCACCGCGCTGGACGCCGTCCGGGCGGGCTTCGCGACCCGGATCCTGCTCGACCTCACGGCCGGCGTGTCGCCGCGGACCACCGCCGCCGCGCTGGAGGAGCTGCGGGCGGCCGGCGTCGAACTGGTCGGGACGCCGACGGTTCGGGGCTGA
- a CDS encoding RDD family protein, which translates to MSTQNPSGSEPEGGGQPSFDKQPPSPGGGTPEGAPSDPSGNPPPSSTPPPGSPYGDRPGAYGGDYGGTPGGSPYGQPPYGQDPYGGPPSDQPPPGYGSAGHGTPGAGPVPGMPPLGTWPNRILAQVIDYVLVQIVAIVLVLPFATLSDRSGEAGAFWLACGLYLIYDGVMLSRDGQTLGKKAMKIRVAMLIDGSTPPPAAAWTRAAVFILPAVICCAALWWLIDGLFGVFDKPYRQCLHDKAAKTVVVSTV; encoded by the coding sequence ATGAGCACCCAGAACCCCTCAGGCTCCGAGCCGGAGGGGGGCGGTCAGCCCTCCTTCGACAAGCAGCCCCCGTCCCCGGGTGGCGGCACGCCGGAAGGTGCGCCGTCGGACCCGTCCGGAAACCCGCCGCCGTCCTCGACCCCGCCGCCCGGCAGTCCCTACGGCGATCGGCCCGGCGCGTACGGGGGCGACTACGGGGGCACTCCCGGCGGTTCGCCGTACGGGCAACCGCCGTACGGGCAGGACCCGTACGGCGGGCCGCCGTCCGACCAGCCGCCGCCCGGATACGGGTCTGCGGGGCACGGCACGCCCGGCGCCGGGCCCGTCCCCGGGATGCCGCCGCTCGGCACCTGGCCGAACCGGATCCTCGCGCAGGTGATCGACTACGTCCTGGTGCAGATCGTGGCGATCGTCCTGGTGCTGCCCTTCGCCACGCTCAGCGACCGCTCGGGCGAGGCCGGCGCGTTCTGGCTGGCCTGCGGCCTCTACCTGATCTACGACGGCGTGATGCTCAGCCGGGACGGCCAGACCCTCGGCAAGAAAGCCATGAAGATCAGGGTCGCGATGCTGATCGACGGCAGCACGCCGCCACCGGCCGCCGCCTGGACCAGGGCCGCCGTCTTCATCCTCCCTGCGGTCATCTGTTGCGCGGCGCTCTGGTGGCTGATCGACGGGCTGTTCGGCGTCTTCGACAAGCCGTACCGCCAGTGCCTCCACGACAAGGCCGCGAAGACCGTGGTGGTCTCCACAGTCTGA